The Balaenoptera musculus isolate JJ_BM4_2016_0621 chromosome 5, mBalMus1.pri.v3, whole genome shotgun sequence region GGTGGTTGTGGCCACCGTGCCCAGAGGGAGGTGGCGGCAGCGGTGGCGAATGATGCCTGGGAAACTCCTCTGGGGGGACATTATGGAGCTGGAGGCACCTTTGGAGGAGACCGAGAgccagaggaaggagaggcaaAAGAGCTCTACGGATGTCGGAATTCGGATAAGGGATTATGGACCTGTACTTCCCTTATAGGGCTGTTATGAAGATGTAAACAAGATAAGCTGAAAACATATTACACAATGCTGGAGTGATAGAAGGAAGTCAAGGCACCATTATGACTCAGATGAGCAATCAGAAACAAGAGGAAATGTTGTTGCAGATGACCGGGATGTTGCCAAACCCAAAAGagctaaaatgaaagagaagctaAATGGTGACACCGAGGAAGGATGTAACAGACTTTCAGATGAATTTTCTAAATCTCGTAAGTCGAGAAGAAAAGATCTGTCAAATGGAGATATTgatgaatatgaaaaaaaatcaaagcgaGTGTCATTCTTAGATAGCTCTACTCATAAATCAAGTGATAATAAACTAGAAGAGACCCTAACACGTGAACAGAAAGAAGGAGCCTTCTCCAATTTCCCTATTTCTGAAGAGACTATAAAGCTTCTGAAAGGTCAAGGAGTAACATATCTCTCTCCTATTCAAGTTAAGACTTTTGGTTCTGTATATGAAGGAAAAGATTTAATTGCTCAAGCGCGGACAGGAACAGGAAAGACATTCTCTTTTTGCCATCCCCTTGATTGAAAGACTCCAAAGAAATCAAGAGACAACTAAAAAAAGCCTCTCACCAAAGGTACTTGTTTTGGCTCCTACAAGGGAATTGGCAAACCAAGTAGCCAAAGACTTCAAATATATAAGTAGGAAACTCAGTGTGGCGTGTTTTTATAGTGGAACATCATATCAAAGCCAAATTAATCATATTCAAAATGGTATTGACATCTTGGTTGAGACCCCTGGTCATATCAAAGATCATCTGCAGAGCGGCCGATTAGATCTTTCTAAACTGCGCCACGCCGTGCTGGATGAAGTGGATCAAACGTTAGATTTAGGTTTTGCTGAACAAGTTGAAGATATTATCCACGGATCCTACAAAACTGATTCTGAAGACAATCCTCAGACTTTAGTTTTTTCTGCAACTTGCCCACAGTGGGTATACAAAGTtgcaaaaaaatacatgaaatccAGATATGAACAGGTTGACCTTGTTGGGAAAATGACTCAAAAGGCTGCAACTACTGTGGAACCTCTGGCCATCCAGTGCCATTGGTCTCAGAGGCCAGCAGTTATTGGAGACGTCGTTCAAGTCTACAGCGGGTCTGAAGGGAGAGGTCTATTATCTTCTGTGAGACCAAAAAGAATGTAACTGAAATGGCCACGAATCCACACATCAAAGAGAATGCCCAGTGTTTACATGGCAACATCATAcagtcacaaagagaaattacACTGAAAGGCTTCAGAGAGGGTAGTTTTAAAGTTTTGGTGGCAACCAATGTGGCTGCCCGTGGTTTGGACATTCCTGAGGTTGACCTGGTGATTCAGAGTTCACCCTCACAGGATGTTGAGTCCTATATTCATCGCTCTGGATGCAAAGATAGAGCTGGCCGGACAGGGATTTGCATATGTTTTTATCAACCAAGAGAAAGAGGTCAATTCAGATATGTGGAACAAAAAGCAGGAATTACTTTGAAACATGTAGGTGTTCCTTCTACAATGGAGTTAGTTAAATCTAAAAGCATCGATGGCATCAGGTCTCTGGCTTCCGTTTCTTACGCTGCTGTTGATTTTTTCCGTCCATCAGCTCACAGACTGATAGAAGAGAAAGGTGCAGTGGACGCACTGGCTGCAGCATTAGCCCACATCTCTGGCGCATCAAGTTTTGAACCACGTTCTTTAATCACCTCTGATAAGGGGTTTGTGACCGTGACTCTggaaaacccagaagaaataCAGGATGTTAGCTGTGCTTGGAAAGAACTTAACAGAAAGCTGAGTAGTAGTGCTGTGTCCCAAACTACCAGAATGTGCCTCCTAAAAGGAAATATGGGCATTTCCTTTGATGTTCCCACAACTGAGTCAGAAAGGTTACAGGCAGAGTGGCATGATTCAGACTGGATACTCTCAGTGCCAGCCAAGTTGCCTGAAATTGAAGAATATTATGATGGAAACACATCTTCTAATTCCAGACAGAGAAGTGGCTGGTCAAGTGGCCGGTCGGGCCGGTCATGTGGTTGATCTGGTGGCCGGTCAGGTAGACAGAGTCCACAGGGGAGTCGGTCAGGAAGTCGACAAGATAGTAGAAGACGAAGTGGGAACACAAATCAATCAAGAAGCGGGGGCCACAAACGGAGTTTTGACTGAGATAGTTGATCTACCAGTGTGAGCTTGCCTATTTCTGGCTAATCATGTACATTATCCACCAAAAATTAGGTCATCATAGTTGAGGTCTGTTTCTGCTATTTGCAAAGaagttggttgtatttttttaaaaagtatttcacaaGAATGGTTGTAAACAAATCTACTTATCCAGTTATACCTTTGAATAAAAAAACCTCCTTTTATTgtctccttaaaaaaaacaacaactctatTTTATCACGCATATAGAGTCATATAACTACTACCcacaattaaaatattgaaatgttcCATCACCATAAAGgaattccctctccttctctttccccttctctaaCCCCTGATGTCCACTTATGTATCTCCAtctctttaattttgtgttttctagAATGTTATACAAATGGCATCataccttttgagattggctttttttcactcaggaTAATGTCCTTAACATCCATCTAGGTTGTAAGATTGaatgtatcagtaattcattccctctcattgttgagtagtattctatgGTATGGAATACGGTACATCAGAGTTTAACTGTTCACCCATTGATGGACATaagggttatttccagtttttggctattaaaaagcttctatgaacattagtgtacaagtttttgtatgaataCAAGTTTTCCTTGTTCTGGGATGAATGCCAAGAAGTAATACAATTGTTAGGTTGTATGATAACTGcatatttggttttaaaaagaaattgccaaactgttttccagagtggctgtattattttacattcccatcagcaatatatgagtgatccagtttctcagCATACTTGTCAGCATTTGGAATgctcactatttttaattttagccatcatAATAGATAtatagtgatatttcattgtgtctTTTGTCCATTCTGGCAGACATATGGAAGTTTCTCAAGCTGATCTTCCAGCTCATGAATTTGTCTTTAGCTGTATCCATTctgtattttatctcatttattgtgttctttaatatttaaactattgtatttttcatactAAATGTTTCCCATTggttcttcttattttttttaacaacatttAGCTCCTGCTGCATAGACTCTTCCCTTACTATTTGTGGTCCATCTTTTCAATCACTCTTTCTCAGCTGGTATCTACTCATTTTGTACCTTCTTTAATAATGGTGATACTCCTCAGTTGTCTCGTGAGCTCATGTGTCCCTCGTGGAATCAGCTACTCTGCCTGCTCATGTTTTCTGGGGAATAACCAAGGCAGGGGCCCTAGTTTTGTTCTTCCAGAAGATTAAGGAGACATATGAATAAGCTCAGATGGCCCCAAGCACCACAGAAGAGCCAGCGACTCCTCCCATTCAGGCAGGCCCTTCAATATCACGGATTGCTTAACGTACTGTCACCTGGCCCCATCTCCAACCTGAGGCGCTGCTGAAGTTTAGGCCTCCTAAGTCATGAGTTATCTCCCAGATCCTTATAGCTACACTGCTCTGTCCATCATCTAGCCCAACCCAACTTCCTACCCATGTCCTGCTCCTCAAACCCTTCCTCTATGACTCTCAGAAATTTAAGTCTCGGAAGTTTAAATCAAATTCTCTAGTAGCTTCCATCTCTTCTGGGAATGATGCTTTCACTCTCTTGATCCTCCACCTTTTTGCTTTGATTGAGCTGGCTGCCCTATGAGGACACTACTTTCTCTGAACTGTGATCAAGGGGCAagtcttttttttacatttttattaaacccACATACCTCAGGGCCAGAAGATGGTTGGGTGTCCATACTCCATATTGCTACTTCCCAACCTTTACTCCTAGCCTCATCCTATTCGCTTTCAAAAACCACTTATCTTTTGAGATTCTCTCCACCTGGATGGAtaactctctctcccctctcctgacCTCATCTGCCAACCTCCTGTTCATCTCTTTTATCACCCTCTTCAGCTCCCCTAGCTTCTAACAGTCATCCTACTTGgactggaattttatttttttcatgtacagggttttaaaaattgtggtaaaatacacataacataaaatttaccatcttaaccattggaagtatacagttcagtggcattaagtacattcacattgttgtgcatcCATCATCCCCATCCATCTCCAggattcttttcatcttgcagaactgaagcTGTGTACCCATTATACAATATTCTCCCCTCCTCTGAGGCCCTGGCATCCatgattctactttctgtctctatgaatttgactcctaTAGATACCTCATATAACTAGAATCAtagagcatttgtctttttgtgactggctacCTTCATTTAACATGaagtcctcaaggttcattcatgtcgCAGCATGTGttagattttctttctgttacatTAATGAATactgttccattgtatgtacttAACTATATTTTACTGACCTATTcacccatcaatggacacttgggttgcttctacattttggctactgtgaataatgctgctatgaacatgagtgtacaaatatctgttcatggACTGGAATTTTAGTATTCACAAGGATAATCCACCCAAAACTCCGGCCTGTTggctgttttttcccctcttctccatTGACCCTCCTTTGCCTCCTGTCCTTCTTAGACACACATTCCCACTGTCTTACTCTGGCCCTTGTCACTCCTAGAAATCGCACCACCTCTGATCTCAAAGATGTCACTTTCTTACTACCCATCAACCCCCTCCGGGCTTCACTTCTGTCCTCACCCAGCCTAGATCACATGGTCCAAAATTATAAGAACTCCTCTAAAAATACTCGTAGCTCCCTTGCTCTTCCATTTCTCCATAGAATGTGCCCTAcgaaattttcttttcctatgcCTCCACTTCATCATGGGAACATGGCTAAGAGAAAAATCTCACAAGTCAGCTGTGTTCACTTTGAATTTATGATCCCTTTCCTCGAATgaaccccttcccctctccttccccttccctagCCCCTGATGTCCACttatctgttctccatctctataattctgtcatttctagaatgttatataaatggaatcatgcagtatgcaATCCTTTGAGATTGGcctttggctttttttcactgagcataatgtagAACACCTGTTCTATTATATTCTGGACCTGCTTTCCCTTTGTCCAAGTGATGACCTCATATCTTTATATCTCTCCTCAAACCTCCTGTACACCCCTTCCCACCCACATTCTCTATTAGCTATCTTACTGCAGGAGTCACTGAGAAAAAATACCCATCAGAGGGAAATATCCTGTCTTAttattaaatgaggtaattcaCAGTGAAgaacttagcacagagcctgccaTATAAAAACCACAATACAGATGTTAAGttttattggtattattattGTCTTACCACTGCCAGATGTATCCTGAAACCCATGTACTACTATACTTGTTGGGGATGGGAAAGATGTTGTCTGGGACACAGTCTTAGTCTGGACAATAAAAGTAGTTTTCAGGGGATAAAAACAAATTCACAGTAGGATGACTTCAGGAGTGTAGAAATTGATCATTCAGGAACCAAACTGATAACCTGCAGTGCAAACCAACTGACATTTTTTCTCCAGAAGACCTCTAAGTTCAAAATATTAAAGGTTCATCTGAGTTGTTGGGTAAAAACTGGTCATCTGTGCTCCCTCAATGCTTTGCTGACCACTTGAAATATATCAAACTCCGGGTGTTACTAaagtgcactttatttttttaaatgaagccaaAATCATAACTTATTACTTAATATATGTCAGCCATATGGACtaggtactttttcttttttgaatgaaagattctttttattattattatttatttttaataaatttatttattttatttatttttggctgcattgggtcttcgttgctgcgcgcgggctttctctagttgtggcgagcaggggctactctttgttgcagtgcgcgggcttctcattgcggtggcttctcttgttgtggaacacgggctctaggcatgcaggcttcagtagttgtggcacgcgggctcagtagttgtggctcacgggctctagagcacaggctcagtagttgtggcgcatgggcccagttgctccttggcatgtgggatcttcctggactagggcttgaacccacgtcccctgcactggcaggtggattcctaaccactgcaccaccagggaaacccctgaatgaaagattctttaattCTACAGTGCTTACAATTTTTGAAAGTTTCACACACTATTCCATATAATCCTATAATaaccttttttccccctacccctgtattgcccccgcttccctctccccatgggtagccactagtttgttctctgtatctgtgagtctgctattttttgtttcattctaaAGTGCACTTTAATTATGCACCAGATCCCTTAAGTGGAGATTTGTTACTATACTTAGAGGCAGACACTCAATAACAACTAACTTTCATGAGGTCAAAAATTTTCTAAAGGAGATGCTCACAATAGCTAACTTTATTTTCCTTGGAAAAGCTCTAGTAACTTAATTAACTCACTGATGTTGGTTCCTCAGCTACACTTGAGATGATCAATGACTcaggcttttaaaaagttttatattttttcctaatttacaaGTGTGCAGAATTTTCTGTGAATTTGTGATAACTGTAGGGGGAGTGATGAATATAAAATAACGTATTTTATTTATAGCCTGACCTGTAAGCATTTTCTTGGAACATATTCAGTAAATCAGAATCATAAATAACTTACTTCTAGTTTTTGTGAGAATTCTGAAT contains the following coding sequences:
- the LOC118895953 gene encoding LOW QUALITY PROTEIN: ATP-dependent RNA helicase DDX50-like (The sequence of the model RefSeq protein was modified relative to this genomic sequence to represent the inferred CDS: deleted 3 bases in 2 codons; substituted 1 base at 1 genomic stop codon), translated to MPGKLLWGDIMELEAPLEETESQRKERQKSDRRKSRHHYDSDEQSETRGNVVADDRDVAKPKRAKMKEKLNGDTEEGCNRLSDEFSKSRKSRRKDLSNGDIDEYEKKSKRVSFLDSSTHKSSDNKLEETLTREQKEGAFSNFPISEETIKLLKGQGVTYLSPIQVKTFGSVYEGKDLIAQARTGTGKTFSFAIPLIERLQRNQETTKKSLSPKVLVLAPTRELANQVAKDFKYISRKLSVACFYSGTSYQSQINHIQNGIDILVETPGHIKDHLQSGRLDLSKLRHAVLDEVDQTLDLGFAEQVEDIIHGSYKTDSEDNPQTLVFSATCPQWVYKVAKKYMKSRYEQVDLVGKMTQKAATTVEPLAIQCHWSQRPAVIGDVVQVYSGSEGRSIIFCETKKNVTEMATNPHIKENAQCLHGNIIQSQREITLKGFREGSFKVLVATNVAARGLDIPEVDLVIQSSPSQDVESYIHRSGCKDRAGRTGICICFYQPRERGQFRYVEQKAGITLKHVGVPSTMELVKSKSIDGIRSLASVSYAAVDFFRPSAHRLIEEKGAVDALAAALAHISGASSFEPRSLITSDKGFVTVTLENPEEIQDVSCAWKELNRKLSSSAVSQTTRMCLLKGNMGISFDVPTTESERLQAEWHDSDWILSVPAKLPEIEEYYDGNTSSNSRQRSGWSSGRSGRSCGXSGGRSGRQSPQGSRSGSRQDSRRRSGNTNQSRSGGHKRSFD